The stretch of DNA GAAGCGCTGCTTGTTGAAGCGAAGGTAGCAGTCATCCCAGGTTCAGGGTTTGGTACTCCCGATAATATTCGTCTTTCATATGCAACGTCTCTAGACCTGCTAGAAAAAGCAGTAGCAAGAATAAAGGATTTTGTTGAATCAAAACGTCAAGCATAAAATATTGGTTTTCTAGGAGAAAGTCTGCATTTGCAGGCTTTTTGCTTTTCTAATAATATCTGGATATTTCAATCCTCTTACTGTAAGAGGTTGTTCATGTTATACTAAGCAAGAGGTGTCGTAAAGAATGAAAACAAATATATTATCATGGCTTCAGGAAGGTAATATAACGGTTCCTGCTGTATTATTTTCTGAGTACCGAAATATGAATCTTAATGAATATGAGCTTGTTCTTTTATTAAATATTATCTCTTTTATAGAAAAGGGAAAGGACTTCCCTACCCCAGAAGAGCTTTCCTCGCGAATGACGATTACGATTTCAGAATGCAACGAAATGCTGCGCAGATTAATTCAAAAAGGATTTATTCAAATAATAGATGAATATTCAACAGAAGGAATTCGGTTTGAGAAATACTCTGTAGAGCCCTTGTGGGAACGACTGGTAGAACAGTTTTTAATGAAAAATAAACATACTCAAGAAGTTAGCAAAAAAGCAGACGAAAGTGATCTTTACACATGCTTTGAGAAGGAATTCGGTCGTCCCTTATCCCCATTTGAGTGTGAATCACTCGCAATGTGGATGGATGATGACCACCATGATCCCATTATCATAAAGGCAGCATTGCGAGAATCGGTCATGTCGGGAAAGTTAAATTTCCGCTATATTGACAGGATTCTTTTTGAATGGAAAAAGAACGGCATTAAAACAATTGAACAGGCGAAAAATCATGGACGAAAATTCCGTCAAAAGCAAACACCTAATCGAACTGCTCAAGACACTCAAACGTCTACAACCAATACTGGACCCTTCTATAATTGGCTTGAGCAATAAAACCTATTAAGCGGGAGGGAATTTCCTCTCGTTTGTTTCCATTTATAACTATTTGGCAGGTGAAAATTATTATGTTAAACAATACACAAATTCGTTTTTGTTTAGATAAAATGGGCGAAATGTTTCCGGACGCACATTGTGAACTTACCCATTCAAATCCCTTTGAACTCGTGATTGCAGTGGCATTATCTGCCCAATGTACAGATGTCCTTGTAAACAAAGTAACAAAGGATTTATTTGTAAAATACAGAACACCAGAGGATTATTTACGTGTACCTTTAGAGGAGCTGCAAAATGATATTCGTTCCATTGGACTTTTTAGAAATAAGGCCAAGAATATTCAAAGCCTGTGCCGCCTGTTACTTGATGAATATGATGGTATTGTACCGAGGGACCGTGATGAATTAACCAAACTGCCAGGTGTAGGCAGAAAAACGGCAAATGTTGTGGTGTCTGTCGCTTATAACATACCTGCTATCGCAGTGGATACACATGTGGAGAGAGTAACTAAGCGCCTTGGAATATGTCGATGGAAGGATTCTGTTCTCGAAGTGGAAAAGACTTTAATGAAGAAGGTACCAAAGGAAGAGTGGTCTGATACCCATCACAGATTGATTTTCTTTGGACGGTACCATTGTAAAGCCCAAAACCCACAATGTCCAACCTGCCCATTATTAGAGGTGTGCAGGGAAGGGAAAAAGAGAATGAAGGGTAGGGAAGTCGTGAATGGATAATCAACTAATCATCCCTTTTTTAGAGGAATTACAGTTAGAAGTTACAACAAAAAATAGTAGTGACTCAATTACACTCCTTTTAACTGAATGGAAAACGATAAAAGCTGAACTTGAGATTCTTTATCGAAACCGTGATAAAAAAAACACACTGCATGTGATGAATAAAGGAATTGGTTTGTTTCTCCTATTTTTATTTTGGTCCAATGATAGTCATGTTAAGGTAAAAGAACTTAAACCATTAGACTCTTTAGAGATCATCCCAGTTAATCTTGATGAAAGATTAGGCTTTATTATTAATAGACCCAATTTGTTTCATTCTTACCGTCAACTTTCTGAGTTAATGATGGAACAAGAAAAATTATATGCAAAAAAGAATATTGTAAAAAAGCGTCTAAGCCAAAAGGGCTAGACGCTTTTCTTAGGTTTCTTAACTACTTCTATTACTATTACCGCTCCCATTACCGTTTCCATTACCATTCCCAGGCTCTGTGGATTCAGGTTCCTCACCATTACCGTCTCCACCGCCATCACCTTCATCGTTGCCGTTCCCATTACCGTTCCCATTACCATTGCCATTACCTTCATCATTTTCATCTTCCTGTTGCGGCAAAGGAATGTCGACTGTGGTTGTGACAGGGTCACTTCTCTTGCCATCAATAATCGCAATGATTGTAATACTATACTTTGTGCCTGGTGTCGGATTTTGAAGCGTAACAACTCTTTCTGAAAGTGTTGATGTTTGTGGTTTTACACCATCTGAAACTGTAACCTCGAATTGAACGGAGGCATTTTCAGGATTGCTATAATCCCATGTCAGGGTTATGACATTTTTTTCTGCATCATAGATAGCTTTTGGATTGCTAGGACCATTAATTTTGTTAAATTTCTCTGACACTGTTTTTGGTGCATGACCTTTCACGGCATACTCAATAATAACCTCGCTATTTGGAGTAAAATCACTTGCTAATGCTGGCGGTTTTGACCCCTTTTCAATCCTAACCTTTTGGACGCTATCTGGAACAGGGAAATCAGGCGTCTGGATATCCTTTGACATATATTCCATTAAATTCTTAAAGATTAATTGTGCGATTTTTTGATCAGCCCCCGGTTGAATAGGGGTTTTTAGATTGGAATAACCCGTCCAAACGGATGCGGTATAGTTAGTTGTGTACCCTGTAAACCATGCATCAGGGACAACCCTGTTACTTGTAATATTCCATTCTTTCATTTGTTGGTCTGAATAATTGGTAGTACCTGTTTTACCAGCAATCGGCAGTCCTGGAACTTTGGCTGCTGTGCCAGTACCCGGAGAAACCATAACACTCTTTAACATATCTGTAATCATGAAAGCAGTAGAATCCTTCATGACAACCTTGGATTCTGGTGCAGTGTCCAGGGTAGTACCATCTCTTAGTACAATCTTTTTCACTGCATATGGCTTCGTATACGTTCCGTTATTTCCAAATGCACTATATGCTCCAGCCATTTGGAGAGGTGAAACACCGACTGTTTTTCCTCCAAAACCACCAATCGCATAGGATTCAAAAATTTCCTTTAGTGGTATTCCTAAGTTGATAGCAAATTCTTTTGCCTTTTCTAAACCAACCTGCTGAAGTGCCTGAACGGCAGGGGTATTTCTAGAATACTGCAAGGCAGTCCGCATTGAAATTGCTCCCATATACTTATCATCCCAGTTACCAAACTCTTGACCAGTTGAATACTTAATCGGTTTATCATCAATCGTTTGATAGGTGCCCCAATTTAGAAATTCAATTGCAGGAGCATAATCAAGTACTGGTTTTATCGTTGAGCCAGGCTGACGCTTTGTATCAATTGCATAGTTAAAGCCGCGGCTAACCTCTTGGTTTCGTCCTCCGCCTATTGCACGAATTTCACCTGTTTTGGTATCAATAAGAGCAATTCCTGCTTGAAATTCAGCATCTGGATAGTTTATGACTTCATCTGAATTAAGAATAGTATTCACATGTAACTGTGCATTTCTATCGAGTGTCGTGTGAATGGTTAACCCATCAGA from Neobacillus sp. CF12 encodes:
- a CDS encoding YpoC family protein; amino-acid sequence: MDNQLIIPFLEELQLEVTTKNSSDSITLLLTEWKTIKAELEILYRNRDKKNTLHVMNKGIGLFLLFLFWSNDSHVKVKELKPLDSLEIIPVNLDERLGFIINRPNLFHSYRQLSELMMEQEKLYAKKNIVKKRLSQKG
- a CDS encoding DnaD domain-containing protein, with amino-acid sequence MKTNILSWLQEGNITVPAVLFSEYRNMNLNEYELVLLLNIISFIEKGKDFPTPEELSSRMTITISECNEMLRRLIQKGFIQIIDEYSTEGIRFEKYSVEPLWERLVEQFLMKNKHTQEVSKKADESDLYTCFEKEFGRPLSPFECESLAMWMDDDHHDPIIIKAALRESVMSGKLNFRYIDRILFEWKKNGIKTIEQAKNHGRKFRQKQTPNRTAQDTQTSTTNTGPFYNWLEQ
- the nth gene encoding endonuclease III; protein product: MLNNTQIRFCLDKMGEMFPDAHCELTHSNPFELVIAVALSAQCTDVLVNKVTKDLFVKYRTPEDYLRVPLEELQNDIRSIGLFRNKAKNIQSLCRLLLDEYDGIVPRDRDELTKLPGVGRKTANVVVSVAYNIPAIAVDTHVERVTKRLGICRWKDSVLEVEKTLMKKVPKEEWSDTHHRLIFFGRYHCKAQNPQCPTCPLLEVCREGKKRMKGREVVNG
- a CDS encoding penicillin-binding protein 1A, yielding MAEEFQSREERRKKLQKSKGKQKAKKKPSGIFKKIFLSLVALGIIGILTGVGTFAYLVKDTPKLDPKLLKDPISSKVLDKDGELIAEVGSENREYVNYKDIPKLLEDAVLAVEDVRFYKHHGLDPIRLAGAVVANFREGFGSEGASTITQQVIKNSFLTPEKTLKRKVQEAWMAYQLEQKYTKHQIFEMYVNKVYVSQNSHGLATAAKIYYGKELKELTLPEAAQLAGMPQSPNNYNPFKHPDLAEKRRNIVLMLMEQHGYITKEQMDEAKSVPVTATLVKVEDRVRDEKPFDSFVDAVIEEVEDQGDFDIFSDGLTIHTTLDRNAQLHVNTILNSDEVINYPDAEFQAGIALIDTKTGEIRAIGGGRNQEVSRGFNYAIDTKRQPGSTIKPVLDYAPAIEFLNWGTYQTIDDKPIKYSTGQEFGNWDDKYMGAISMRTALQYSRNTPAVQALQQVGLEKAKEFAINLGIPLKEIFESYAIGGFGGKTVGVSPLQMAGAYSAFGNNGTYTKPYAVKKIVLRDGTTLDTAPESKVVMKDSTAFMITDMLKSVMVSPGTGTAAKVPGLPIAGKTGTTNYSDQQMKEWNITSNRVVPDAWFTGYTTNYTASVWTGYSNLKTPIQPGADQKIAQLIFKNLMEYMSKDIQTPDFPVPDSVQKVRIEKGSKPPALASDFTPNSEVIIEYAVKGHAPKTVSEKFNKINGPSNPKAIYDAEKNVITLTWDYSNPENASVQFEVTVSDGVKPQTSTLSERVVTLQNPTPGTKYSITIIAIIDGKRSDPVTTTVDIPLPQQEDENDEGNGNGNGNGNGNGNDEGDGGGDGNGEEPESTEPGNGNGNGNGSGNSNRSS